A genome region from Diorhabda carinulata isolate Delta chromosome 2, icDioCari1.1, whole genome shotgun sequence includes the following:
- the LOC130904168 gene encoding probable H/ACA ribonucleoprotein complex subunit 1 isoform X2 — protein sequence MSFRGNNKFGNRDRGGSRGGGGRGGFGGGGRGGGRGGGRGGFGGGRNFDQGPPEQVIPLGYFEKSVQDDLVCKVEIEDVPYFNAPIYLENKNQIGKIDEIFGNIRNYWVSIRLSEDVKASSFNQNQKLFIDPSKLLPLQRFLPGASSGNKKRGGGGGRGGGRGGRGSFGNRGRGGFGGGDRRGGGGDRSFGSGFKRNSGGGNFNRNSGGFGRGGGGGKRW from the exons ATGTCATTTAgaggaaataataaatttggaaataggGATCGTGGAGGATCTAGAGGAGGGGGCGGACGCGGAGGTTTTGGTGGAGGTGGTCGTGGAGGCGGTCGTGGTGGAGGTCGAGGAGGATTTGGCGGAGGAAGAAATTTTGATCAAGGTCCACCTGAGCAAGTTATACCATTGGGATACTTTGAAAAATCAGTTCAAGATGATTTAGTGTGCAAGGTTGAAATTGAAGATGTACCTTACTTTAATGCTCCTatctatttagaaaataaaaatcaaattggaaaaattgatgaaatatttggaaacataAGAAATTACTGGGTCAGCATAAGATTGAGTGAAGATGTAAAAGCTAGTAGCttcaatcaaaatcaaaag CTGTTCATAGATCCATCAAAACTACTGCCACTTCAAAGGTTTTTGCCTGGTGCGTCAAGTGGTAATAAAAAACGTGGCGGCGGTGGTGGTCGTGGTGGCGGACGAGGAGGTAGAGGAAGTTTTGGTAATAGGGGAAGAGGCGGTTTTGGCGGTGGTGATAGAAGAGGAGGAGGAGGTGACAGAAGTTTTGGTAGTGGATTTAAAAGAAATAGTGGTGGAGGTAATTTTAATAGAAACTCTGGAGGATTTGGAAGAGGCGGAGGAGGAGGCAAAAGATGGTAA
- the LOC130904168 gene encoding probable H/ACA ribonucleoprotein complex subunit 1 isoform X1 produces the protein MSFRGNNKFGNRDRGGSRGGGGRGGFGGGGRGGGRGGGRGGFGGGRNFDQGPPEQVIPLGYFEKSVQDDLVCKVEIEDVPYFNAPIYLENKNQIGKIDEIFGNIRNYWVSIRLSEDVKASSFNQNQKIHQNYCHFKGFCLVRQVVIKNVAAVVVVVADEEVEEVLVIGEEAVLAVVIEEEEEVTEVLVVDLKEIVVEVILIETLEDLEEAEEEAKDGNIYEGNKHREGVEEQIVLVHFFFNK, from the exons ATGTCATTTAgaggaaataataaatttggaaataggGATCGTGGAGGATCTAGAGGAGGGGGCGGACGCGGAGGTTTTGGTGGAGGTGGTCGTGGAGGCGGTCGTGGTGGAGGTCGAGGAGGATTTGGCGGAGGAAGAAATTTTGATCAAGGTCCACCTGAGCAAGTTATACCATTGGGATACTTTGAAAAATCAGTTCAAGATGATTTAGTGTGCAAGGTTGAAATTGAAGATGTACCTTACTTTAATGCTCCTatctatttagaaaataaaaatcaaattggaaaaattgatgaaatatttggaaacataAGAAATTACTGGGTCAGCATAAGATTGAGTGAAGATGTAAAAGCTAGTAGCttcaatcaaaatcaaaag ATCCATCAAAACTACTGCCACTTCAAAGGTTTTTGCCTGGTGCGTCAAGTGGTAATAAAAAACGTGGCGGCGGTGGTGGTCGTGGTGGCGGACGAGGAGGTAGAGGAAGTTTTGGTAATAGGGGAAGAGGCGGTTTTGGCGGTGGTGATAGAAGAGGAGGAGGAGGTGACAGAAGTTTTGGTAGTGGATTTAAAAGAAATAGTGGTGGAGGTAATTTTAATAGAAACTCTGGAGGATTTGGAAGAGGCGGAGGAGGAGGCAAAAGATGGTAATATTTATGAAGGAAATAAACATCGAGAAGGCGTTGAAGAACAGATAGTTCTtgtacactttttttttaataaataa
- the LOC130904170 gene encoding V-type proton ATPase catalytic subunit A, with protein sequence MSKGKVGDEERETNFGYVHAVSGPVVTAEKMSGSAMYELVRVGYFELVGEIIRLEGDMATIQVYEETSGVTVGDPVLRSGKPLSVELGPGIMGSIFDGIQRPLKDICDKTESIYIPKGINVPALSRTSSWDFAPINIKLGSHLTGGDIYGIVHENTLVKHKMLLPPKAKGTVTYVAEPGNYTVDEVVLETEFDGERTKYTMLQVWPVRQARPVSEKLPANHPLLTGQRVLDALFPCVQGGTTAIPGAFGCGKTVISQSLSKYSNSDIIIYVGCGERGNEMSEVLRDFPELTVEIDGQTESIMKRTSLVANTSNMPVAAREASIYTGITLSEYFRDMGYNVSMMADSTSRWAEALREISGRLAEMPADSGYPAYLGARLASFYERAGRVKCLGNPDREGSVSIVGAVSPPGGDFSDPVTTATLGIVQVFWGLDKKLAQRKHFPSVDWLGSYSKYLKALDDFYDKNFVEFIPLRTKVKEILQEEDDLAEIVQLVGKASLAETDKITLEIARLLKEDFLQQNSYSSYDRFCPFYKTVGMLRNMIGLYDMARHAVESTAQSENKITWSVIRDSMSNILYQLSSMKFKDPVKDGEAKIKADFDQLYEDIQQAFRNLED encoded by the exons ATGTCGAAAGGAAAAGTAGGCGATGAAGAACGAGAAACAAACTTCGGTTATGTCCATGCTGTTTCTGGTCCAg tcGTTACTGCTGAAAAAATGTCTGGATCTGCTATGTACGAACTTGTACGTGTAGGATATTTCGAGTTAGTAGGAGAGATTATTAGATTAGAAGGAGATATGGCTACTATTCAG GTATATGAAGAAACGTCTGGTGTAACTGTTGGGGATCCTGTTTTAAGAAGTGGGAAACCTCTTTCAGTAGAATTAGGACCTGGTATTATGGGTTCAATTTTTGATGGTATTCAACGTCCATTAAAAgatatttgtgacaaaactgAAAGTATATACATCCCCAAAGGTATCAACGTTCCAGCTCTTTCTAGAACTTCTAGTTGGGACTTTGCTCCTATCAATATTAAg TTGGGATCCCATTTGACTGGTGGTGATATATATGGTATAGTACATGAAAATACTCTGGTTAAACACAAAATGCTCCTGCCACCTAAAGCTAAGGGAACTGTAACATACGTGGCAGAACCTGGAAACTATACAGTTGAT GAAGTTGTATTAGAAACCGAATTTGACGGAGAACGTACAAAATATACTATGTTGCAAGTTTGGCCAGTACGTCAAGCTAGACCAGTTAGTGAAAAATTACCAGCTAATCATCCTCTATTAACTGGACAACGTGTTCTAGATGCATTGTTCCC ctgTGTACAAGGAGGAACCACAGCTATACCTGGTGCTTTTGGTTGTGGAAAAACTGTAATTTCCCAATCTTTGTCCAAATATTCCAATTCAGACATTATCATTTATGTTGGTTGTGGTGAAAGAG GAAATGAAATGTCTGAGGTATTGAGAGATTTTCCAGAATTAACTGTCGAAATTGATGGACAAACTGAATCTATTATGAAAAGAACTTCTTTGGTTGCCAATACTTCTAACATGCCTGTAGCTGCTCGTGAAGCTTCCATTTACACTGGTATCACTCTTTCTGAGTACTTCCGTGATATGGGTTACAATGTTTCCATGATGGCTGACTCTACATCTCGTTGGGCAGAAGCTTTAAGAGAAATTTCag GTCGTTTAGCTGAAATGCCTGCCGATTCTGGTTACCCTGCCTATCTGGGTGCTCGATTAGCTTCTTTCTATGAACGTGCTGGTCGTGTAAAATGTTTGGGTAATCCTGATAGGGAGGGATCCGTTTCAATTGTAGGAGCTGTATCACCTCCTGGTGGTGACTTCTCTGATCCTGTCACTACTGCTACTCTTg gtattgTTCAAGTCTTCTGGGGTTTGGACAAGAAACTTGCCCAACGTAAACACTTTCCATCTGTAGACTGGCTTGGATCTTATTCAAAATACTTGAAAGCATTAGATGATTTCTATGACAAGAATTTCGTTGAATTTATTCCTCTTAGAACTAAAGTTAAAGAAATTCTTCAA gAAGAAGACGATCTTGCTGAAATTGTACAGTTAGTAGGTAAAGCCTCTTTGGCAGAAACTGATAAAATCACTTTGGAAATAGCTAGGCTTCTTAAAGAAGATTTTCTACAACAAAATTCCTATTCTTCATATGATAGATTCTGTCCATTTTACAAAACGGTTGGTATGCTTAGAAACATGATTGGATTATATGATATGGCACGACATGCTGTAGAGTCTACTGCACaatctgaaaataaaatcacATGGAGTGTAATAAGAGATTCCATGAGCAACATTTTGTACCAACTAAGTAGTATGAAATTCAAAGATCCAGTTAAAGATGGGGAAGCTAAAATTAAGGCAGATTTTGATCAATTATATGAAGATATACAACAAGCTTTCAGGAACTTGGAAGATTAA
- the LOC130904171 gene encoding uncharacterized protein LOC130904171 isoform X1 — MSRDHNNNFQAIEMEIKCFIFLFLVGVVVAFPQKEGNAYTQEAIKQAQNTFLIPKDAQIQKVQEGIEIGAYESIPGNQKVNLFEILGDQFPPEVVSNLQSQIDQVGRS; from the exons atgtcaagagaccataataataatttccaagCCATCG aaatGGAGATAAAATGCTTCATCTTTCTATTTCTCGTTGGTGTAGTTGTTGCCTTTCCCCAAAAAGAAGGAAATGCATACACACAAGAAGCTATTAAACAAGCAcagaatacatttttaattccTAAAGATGCTCAAATACAAAAG GTACAAGAAGGCATTGAAATTGGGGCCTATGAAAGCATACCCGGAAATCAAAAGGTGAATCTATTTGAAATCTTGGGCGATCAATTTCCCCCTGAAGTAGTGAGCAATCTTCAATCTCAAATTGATCAAGTAGGAAGAAGCTGA
- the LOC130904171 gene encoding uncharacterized protein LOC130904171 isoform X2, which produces MEIKCFIFLFLVGVVVAFPQKEGNAYTQEAIKQAQNTFLIPKDAQIQKVQEGIEIGAYESIPGNQKVNLFEILGDQFPPEVVSNLQSQIDQVGRS; this is translated from the exons atGGAGATAAAATGCTTCATCTTTCTATTTCTCGTTGGTGTAGTTGTTGCCTTTCCCCAAAAAGAAGGAAATGCATACACACAAGAAGCTATTAAACAAGCAcagaatacatttttaattccTAAAGATGCTCAAATACAAAAG GTACAAGAAGGCATTGAAATTGGGGCCTATGAAAGCATACCCGGAAATCAAAAGGTGAATCTATTTGAAATCTTGGGCGATCAATTTCCCCCTGAAGTAGTGAGCAATCTTCAATCTCAAATTGATCAAGTAGGAAGAAGCTGA